The Fimbriimonadaceae bacterium nucleotide sequence CGTCTCCCGTTCGACCACGGTCGTGGCGAAGCGGAGCGCGTCGCGGCACGCACCGTGGACCTGGGGGGCACAACGCAAGGAATAGGCGTCCTGGACCCGGGGATCGCCGGTCCGGTGCGACTCGCGGATCTCGCTCTCGCGCAAGAGGTGTCGAAGGTGGGCAGCGACCTCGATCTGTCCCGGGGCCCGACGCCCTTCGTGTATGCGGGGGTCGAAGGCGGCGGGCGTTCCTAGGAGCGCCTCCAGGGTCATCGAACACGCGACGTCGGCCGCGCGGGCGACGCGCCAAGCCCGGTGCAGGGCCAGACCCCCAACGGCCCCCATCGCCTGGGTGCCGTTGAGAAGCGCGAGCCCCTCTTTCGCCTCAAGCTCAAGGGGCGTGAGGCCGGCCGCGGCGAGGGCCTCTGGAGCGGGCATCCGACTGCCCCGGAGGCAGCACTCGCCCTCTCCGATCAGACCCAGGGCGAGATGGGCGAGGGGGGCGAGGTCACCGGAAGCCCCGACCGATCCGCGCGAGGGCACGACGGGCAAGACATCGGCGCGGAGGAGGGCCAAGAGCTTTTCGGCCACAAGGGGACGCGCGCCGCTAAAGCCGAGCGCGAGCACGTTGGCCCGGAGGAGAATCATGGCGCGGGTCTCCTCTGGGCTGAGCGGTTCGCCGACCCCGCACGCGTGAGACCGGACCAGATTCACCTGGAGCTGTTTGAGCTGGTCGTCCGGGACGCGCACGTCGCTCAACTTGCCAAAGCCGGTGTTCACCCCGTAGCACGGGTCGCCCTTGCCGACAATGCCCTCGACCAGGGCACGGGAGCGCTGCATCCGCTCGTGTGCGGAGGGGTCGAGAACCGGGCCCACGCCGCCCTCGGCGACGCGGGCCAGTTCGTCTAATGTGACCTCTCGGCCCGTGACCTCGTTCACGGGGACGATTCTACGGCTATTTGGCCACGGCTTGCGGCACGAAGATGTTCATGGACCGGGCGGCTTTGGCCGGTTGCGTCTGGGCGCTGGCCGGTTTCGTGTAGGGCACCAACTCGACGCGTCCCGACGAATAGACCACGAGCGCGACGAACCCTTCGAACGGCTCAGGGCGGGGGCTCCAACCCTCGTCGAGCTTGCCGCCCGAGTTTCCGACGACGATCTGGAAGAACCGGGTGCCTTCCCGCAGGGAGGTCAGCGAGTACTGGCCCGGTCGGCCGCAGATGTAGCCCGCGAACTTGGGATTGGTCAAGAGGAGGTTGCGCACGGCGGCCGCCTCGGGGGAGGCGACCCACTCAAGGTCCGCGTCCGTCAGGCCATCGTCGATGTTCGGCTTGGCGATCGGGTCGCTGCCGAAGACGATGATGGAGTCGACGTTCTGGTCGAGGAGGGTCGGCTTCAGCCGGTCTTGGAGCCAGATGAGGTCGACGCGGCCCTTCTTGCCGAAACTTTGGGGCGTGACGGTATCCAAGAAAACCATCATGGTGCGGCCCACCATGGTCGTATAGTTGGCGGGGCCGGTGGTCTCGGTCTTCGGGAAGACGCCGTTCTCGGCCGCCCAGGCGCGCCACGTCTTGAGGGACTCGGTGTCGACGCCGGCGGCGGAGCCGACTTCGGGCCCCACGGTCGGCGCGATCTTTGTCTGCAGGCCGGATTGCTTGGCGAGTTCGGAGAACGCCTTGAGGCGTTCGGCCAGGCCCTGGCCCCCCGGGGCGACTCCGCCCACTGGGATCAGCATCGCGGGCGGGGAGACGAGCCCGTTCATGTCCTTGAAGGACTGCTGCAAGAGGTCTGTGGCGAGGGTGCCGTCGGGCCGGACAAGGTTTCCGACGACGGCGAAGACGGCGCTGATCGCTTCTTCGGAGGCGACCGATGCGGGGGCGGTCGTCCCCTCAAACTTTTTGACCCGTTGCGGGACCTGGTTCGAGGTCTGGGCGACGGCGGGAAGGGTTAGTAAGGCGATTGCGGTGAGGGCAAGGAACCGCAGCCTCGTGGAGTGGGCGATCCTCTCGAGGTTAAGCATGCTTCTAGTGTGACGCCTCAAACTGCGGGCCGTCACTGACCGCTCCGGGACCTTGGTCTCGGTTAAAATAGCGAGAGCCATGCCGGGGCGAGCGATTTATCCGGGTTCCTTCGACCCTCCCACCCTTGGACACCTCGACATCGTCGAGCGGGCCGCCACGATCTTCGACGAATTGGTGGTGGCGGTCGGGGTCAACTCGGAGAAGGGGCGTTTCCTCTCCTCGGAGGAGCGCGTGGAGAGCCTTCGGGAGTGCACCGGCCATCTGGCCAATGTGCGGGTCAGGGCGTTCGACGGCCTGCTCGTCGAGTTCGCCCGGGCTGAACGGGCGAAAATCTTGGTCCGCGGACTGCGCGCCGTGAGCGACTATGAGTACGAGTTTCGGGTGGGCATGGCGAACCGCCGACTTGCCCCCGAGATCGAGACCCTGTTCCTGATCGCGCGGGACGAGTATTCGTTCCTTGCGAGCTCGGTCGTGCGGGAGGTCGCCCGCCTGGGCGGGGACTATGCTGGGTTCGTACCGGAACCCGTCGCCAGGCGTATTAAGGACAGGTTGGGAGCCTAAGGGCGCTGTGGGACGTCCTTTTTCGGTAGAAACCTTAGTGCCGTGCGGCGAGTACCGGAGCCAAGCCGTGATAAACTCCAAGTCCTTCCCGGAAGTTGCAATGTTGTCGAAGAAAGACTCCACCATAGAGACGCTGCGCCTGCTTGACAATCTCCGCAAGCAAGCGGAAAAGCCCCGGACCTACTTTGGCGTCGCCTTCGGCTACAACAAAGAAGACTACGTGATGCAGATCGAGAAGATCAAAGCGACTCTGCCTCGCGACGTGCGCGACGCGGCCAGCATGGCCAAGGAGAGCGAGCGGATCCTGGAATCGGCCCGCGAAGAGGCGGAGACGCTCGTGGACCAAGCCCAGGCACAAGCCGAACGCGTCGTCCAGGAGGCGCGCCAAGAATCCGAGCGGATGCTTGAGCAGGCCCGTCTGCGCCAGGAGCAGATGGTGAGCGAGGGCGAGATCCTCAAGATCGCGAAGGCGCAGGCTGAAGAAGTCCGGAACACGGCCGAGCGGGAGAGCAACCAGATGCGGCGTGGAGCCGACCGGTATGCCCACGACGTCTTGGAGAACCTGGAGCGCGTCGTCGGTCGTGTGCTAAGCCAGGTCGAGTCGGGGCGGCAAGAGCTTGAAAAGGCGGACAACGGGCCCTTGCCCGCGACACGCGAGAAAGTCAAAGCCTAAGGCCGCTCTCGCCTCGCCGTCCATAGGAAAGGTCTAACTTCTTTCGGGCCGCCGTTCCGTAAAGTGACCGTAAGAGTACCGGGTTGCGCAAGCCATTAAGAAAAGCGGCCCCCGGGGAAATGGGGGCCTTGCTGTGGGGTTTTAGTAGCGCAAGCGCCACTAGTTCTATTTTCCGTCTATTTTGGTATCGCACGTCAAGGAGTAGGACCACTTTCTTTCAAAATACATCTCATATTGTCCTCCTTTCCAGATAATTTTCGTGGAATATCACTCCATCCGGCATTTCGCTAGAAACTGTCTAGTATTTGTTCGGCTTCCTTACGGGCCCTCCACGCCGTGCCAGGGATCCTGAACAGCGGGGATAATCCGGGGCGTGGACGAGTCCGTCATCGTCGTCGGCGCCGGCCTTTCCGGATTGGTCTGCGCGCGCGCCCTCACCCGTGCGAACAAGCGCGTGACCGTCATCGACCGGCTGGGCCACGTCGGAGGGCGGGTCTGGACGAACGAGGTCGACGGGTTTCGCATCGACCAGGGCTTCCAAGTCCTCTTCAACGCTTACCCGAACGCCCGGCGCGAGCTGGATTTTGCCAAGCTCGGCTTCCGCAAGTTCACCCCTGGGGCGCTGGTCCACTGGAACGGCCGCTTGGAAGCGGTGATGCGCGACGACTATATCCATATGGCATTCACAGGCTTTCTCGGGTTACGCGACAAGATGCGGATCGCCCAGTTTTCGAGTGAATCGGTCGGCCGCAAGTTCGAACAGTGTTGGGAATTGGAGGACGTCTCGGCCCTCGTCTTCTTGCGTCGGTATGGGTTTGGCGAGAGCTTCATGGAGCGATTTGCCCGGCCCTTCTTCGGCGGGGTGTTCCTGGACCGCGAACTTTCTGTCTCCGCGCGAAACCTTGCCTTTATCTGGAAGGCGCTTTCCCTTGGGGATACGGGTGTGCCGGAGAGGGGGATGG carries:
- the coaD gene encoding pantetheine-phosphate adenylyltransferase, whose protein sequence is MPGRAIYPGSFDPPTLGHLDIVERAATIFDELVVAVGVNSEKGRFLSSEERVESLRECTGHLANVRVRAFDGLLVEFARAERAKILVRGLRAVSDYEYEFRVGMANRRLAPEIETLFLIARDEYSFLASSVVREVARLGGDYAGFVPEPVARRIKDRLGA
- the hutH gene encoding histidine ammonia-lyase translates to MNEVTGREVTLDELARVAEGGVGPVLDPSAHERMQRSRALVEGIVGKGDPCYGVNTGFGKLSDVRVPDDQLKQLQVNLVRSHACGVGEPLSPEETRAMILLRANVLALGFSGARPLVAEKLLALLRADVLPVVPSRGSVGASGDLAPLAHLALGLIGEGECCLRGSRMPAPEALAAAGLTPLELEAKEGLALLNGTQAMGAVGGLALHRAWRVARAADVACSMTLEALLGTPAAFDPRIHEGRRAPGQIEVAAHLRHLLRESEIRESHRTGDPRVQDAYSLRCAPQVHGACRDALRFATTVVERETAAATDNPLVFTDDNPEVVSGGNFHGAPLAHAFDFAAIAITDLASITERRVERLVNPDLSEGLPPFLSKDAGTSSGMMIPQVVMVALLNEAKTLAHPASIDNLPTSAGKEDHVSMGMGAALKLKRIVELCELMVAIELMCAAVGLDHRRPLKPGIGADQAFERVRAIVPPLEADRSTTADIEGLAALVRRGGFEGL